Sequence from the Seonamhaeicola sp. ML3 genome:
GTTGCATTTGAAAAATACTGGAAACGGCTTCATCCGCATTCAAATGGTTTTCATAATTCTTGTAGAACCAATCAGCAATATAAAAATGAAGTTCCGCTAAACCATAATAGTCTTCCAATGCATATTGAAACTCTTGTTCGCTGAGTTCATGCTTGTGTTCAAAAAGTGCCAGAATGTTATTTTCCAGTTTGCCAGCTTTTACCAGAAGTTGCGATTTCCTTTCCTTGTTATGAGGAATTGGCCCTTCATGGTAATCGATAACATGTACCAGATTAAATGGAATATCTTGATTTAACAGCTTTATCATACCCAAAGTCTCAGGACTGATATCCTTATCTGGTATGTAGAAGTAGAATTCCACAAGGATGTTACCCATTAAATTGCTCCGAAGCTCTGTCAACGTCTTTTTACTCATCTTCTTTTTTAAACAATTCTGAATAATCCTCTGGCAAATAAGCATCCATATCCCTAAGATATTTATCAAGGGCAGCCATGGTTCTATGGCCCGTGATGGTCATAAGCTTGCTCTTGGCTTCAAAAGGCGGAGCGTCCTTCAATAAAACCCTGTAAAGCTTGGTAGCGAAGGTATGCCTAAAACTATATAGCCCATATTCCCTTCCGAGCCCGAACGGTTTCTTGACATCCTCCCTAAACCTTTCCGAGAAGACTTGTCGCTTGTGGTTTTCATCGGCATCCCACTTACCACCTATTTTATCTGGAGTAAATAAATAGTCATCGGCATTAAATTTAGATAGATCTGGTAATTCATCCCACAATATTTTAGGTATAATCTTGACCCTTGAAGCTCCACCTTTAGCAATATATTGGAAGGTTTTGTTATTTTGGTCTATATCCTTAATCTGAATCCTACAGACTTCTATAGGCCTTAAAAAATTATACGATACAAATTTGATGAACAGCAACAGTACAGGATCGCTTTTCTCCAAGTGGTCAAAAATAGCCTCTTGCTCCTGCATGGTATACCGCTTATGCATCTTCGGTTTGGACTTCAGTTTCGGTATTTTTTGCAAGAAGTTGGATTGTACTATATCATTATCCGCAAGCACTCCCACCAGGCTGCTTAGTTCCGTTCTATAATTGTTCCTGTACCTAGCAGAGTTTTTTATACTGATATGGTTCAAAAATGACACAAAGACAACTTTATCAAGCTGTTTAATGAATTTGATTTCGGGGCACTCTTTACCCTGCCACTCCAGAAAGTTTTTGACCTTATGCTTGTAGTCTATTATAGTCCTAGGGCTTACAACGTTCGATTTTAGCTTCAAAGCAAAATCAAAAGCCTCCCTAAGGGGCATTCCCAAGTTTTCCGGCTTTGTGGTTTCTTGCACTTCATGCACTTCTTCTTGTACTTTTGCTTGCACTCCTGGCACATTTTCTGGCACCAGCCCTGGTACCTGTTCTTGTGCTTTACCTGGCACCTGTTCTGGCGAAACTTGTGGAATTTCTTGTGGTCTGCTTTCCTGCTTCGCATAAAGCTTGTTAAATAGGGCTGCATTATCCTCAAAAGGATTGAAGCCTTGCTTTAGTAGATCGTGCAAGACCCTACGGTATACGGACAGTACTTCCATACGTTCTCCCTTAGTCTTGTACTTGTGCGCACATCCATAAAAGGGTGTTACCCGTTTCATCTTCCCTGTTTCGGGATGTCTAAATGAAAAATACACGTACCAGCGCTTGTTAAGGTCGCCATTGGCCATATGGATTTTAGGGATAGAATAATTTTTCTTTTGGGACAAATCGTATGCACTTTCGTATTCAGAAACGTATGCAAAAGTAAGAATTTGTTTCAAGCTGAGCATAAAAAAACGGTTAAGGAAAACCTAAACCGTTGAATTTGCTGGACTTTTGTCTTAGTAGCGGGAACTGGACTCGAACCAGTGACCTTCGGGTTATGAGCCCGACGAGCTACCTACTGCTCTATCCCGCGATATTGGACAGCAAATATACAACCCTTTTTAGATTTAACAACAATTAATATCGAAAAAAATTATTGCTCGATGCTAACCGCTTGAAAATCTTGAATCTCGCCTTCACAAAAGGTTACAGTTATTTGAATTGGATTACAACAAACTTCGCAATCTTCTATGTATCGCTGCTCTAAAACCGAAGTATCAATGAGCATAGAAATAGATTCCCAACAGTATGGACACGTAAAATAATGTTCATTCATAGCGTTAAAATAAAAAAAAGCGACCAAAAAGGTCGCTTAACAACTAACTAACTATAAAACTTTATACGTGATAAAAATTTATTCTTTTTCTATATCTAATACGGCAGTAGCGTTTGTGTTAATCGACATAATCCCTGGAGGATTTTTGCCAGACACACTAATGTATTCTTGTTTAAGATTATTATCGCTGACCATTACAGTATTCAATTTTGTTAAATTCACAATCTCTATCGGCAAATCTCCAGTAAGATTATTTGAAGATAATAATAACTCTTCTAAGTTACCCAATTGTGCAATCTCAGTTGGTATTTCACCTTCTAGCTTATTGTCCATCAAGCTAAGTTTTTGAAGCTTTGACAGTGCATTGATGTTCGTTGGTATAGTTCCTGTTAAAAAATTACTTCCAAGCAAAAGCTCTTTAAGATTGGTTAATTCCATTAACTCTGTTGGAATGTCTCCAGATAATTTATTACTGTATAATTTTAGAGATTGTAATTTCTTTAATTCTGATAATTCTGAAGGAATGTTCCCCTCTAAGGCATTCATAAACAACTCTAAAGAGGTTAACTCTTTCAAATTACTTAACGAAGCAGGAATAACTCCTGATATTTTATTAAAACCTAAGTTTAATTTTTTAAGGTTTGTAAGTGTCCCTATTTCCTGTGGCAACTCACCTTGTAAGTTATTGAAAGGTAAGTTTAATTCAACAATGCTATTGTTTTCAATTGTAACACCATACCAAGTAGAAACATCGGCACCTAAGTCCCAAGAAGCGTTCCATTGGTCTCCATTAGTTGAATTATAAAATGCAATAAGGGCTTCTTTTTCTGAAGAAGAGATACTTGCAAACGAGTACGCAGTAGTAAATAAACATACTGCTATTAGTTTTAAGGTTTTCATTGTTAGAATAGATTTGGGATTAATTCTAGTACGAAAATAACCTAAAACAGGATTAAAAACCACTTTAATCGATGAAATACATATATTTTTAACAATTGTTACTCGTTAAACTGCTCAATTTCCTCATGAACGGCCTCCCATTTTTCCATTAAAGCATCTAAATCAGACTTTTTCTTATGGTAATTATCGAAAAAATTTGATTGAGAAGTTACCTCTTCATAATTAATTTCCAACTCTAAATCTATGGCTTTAATTTCATTTTCGAGCGTATTAATTTGGGCCTCAACATTGCTCAATTTATTATTCAGGGATTTTAGCTTTTTTTGCTCTTCGTAAGTTCTTTTCTCTTTCTTTTTAGGTTCATCTTTTACAACTGTTCTTTTCTCAACCTCTCGTAAACTTTCAACCTTTCTTTGCTCTAGGTAATAATCTATATCCCCTAAATACTCTTTGATGTTATGGTCTTTAAACTCATATACTTTATTGGTTAGGCCTTGCAAAAAGTCCCTATCGTGAGACACTAATATCAAAGTGCCTTCATAACGCTTCAGGGCTTCTTTAAGAACATTTTTAGATTTAATATCTAGGTGGTTGGTAGGCTCATCCATAATCAACACATTAAAAGGCTGTAACATCAATTTAGCCAAAGCCAATCGGTTTCGTTCCCCACCAGATAGTACTCTAACATATTTTTCAACCTCGTCTCCCCTAAAAAGAAAAGATCCCAAAATATCTCTAACCTTACTTCTATTGGTTTCATTAGCAGCATCAATCATGGTATCTAAAACCGTTTTGTTGCCATCTAAATATTCGGCTTGATTTTGAGCAAAATAACCCAGTTGTACATTATGCCCCAACTTTAAACCACCCTGATACTTTATATCTCCAACAATGATTTTAGCCAAAGTAGATTTTCCTTGTCCATTTTGACCCACAAAAGCCGTTTTGCTATCGCGTTCTATATGTAAATCGATTTTTCTAAGAACTTCTTTATCACCGTAGTTTTTTGAGACGCTTTCTGCCTCTACAACAACTTTACCAGGTGTAATTGAAACTGGAAAATTAAGTGTCATCACACTATTGTCGTCTTCATCTACTTCTATACGTTCAATCTTATCCAATTTCTTTATAAGCGATTGGGCCATTGAAGCCTTTGAGGCCTTTGCCCGGAACTTCTCAATAAGTTTCTCGGTGTGTTCTATCTGCTTCTGCTGATTTTTTTGTGAAGCCAACTGTTGTGTTCGTATTTCCTCTCGAAGTACCAAGTATTTTGAATAGGGTTTTGGGTAATCGTAAATTCTTCCCAAAGAAATTTCAATAGTCCTATTGGTTACATTATCCAAGAACATTTTATCGTGCGATACAATAACCACAGCTCCTGCATAATTCTTCAAAAAGTTTTCTAACCAAATTATAGACTCAATATCCAAATGGTTTGTTGGCTCATCGAGTAACAGCACATCATTACTCTGCAGAAGTAACTTAGCCAACTCTATACGCATACGCCAACCACCAGAAAACGTATCGGTTAGTTTATTAAAATCTTCACGTTGAAAACCTAAGCCTTGTAAAATCTTTTCGGTGTCACCTTGATAATTATAGCCCCCTAAAATTTCATATTGATGTTGTAACTCGTTAATATCTATCATTAATTGGTTATAACCCTCACTTTCATAGTCGGTACGTTCAGACAACTGTGTATTAATAGATTCCATTTGAGCTTCCATTACCTTAATTTCGGTAAAAGCTTCATAAGATTCCTCAAGCACGGTTCTTCCAAAATGAAAATCGATATCTTGTTTTAGAAACCCTATTTTCAATGCTTTATCTGTTGCAATCTGCCCTGAATCTGGTTCCAGTTCTTTAGACAAAATCTTGAGCATGGTTGATTTACCGGCACCATTTTTTCCGATAAGCCCAACCCGATCCCCATTGCCTAACTTAAAGGTAATATCCTCGAATAGGTACTCCCCTTGAAATGAAATAGATAAATTGTGAATGTTAAGCATAGAAATGTGACTTTAGTTACAAATTTTAAAACAATATCAACTAATTTTGTTTTTATAACGGAAGCAAAAATACATTAAATTAAATGTTTAAAAAAGGAACAAAACTATACAGTATTTTAACGGGCAGTTGTCCTAAATGCCACCAAGAATCGATGTATACAAACAAAAATGCCTATGCTATCTCCGAAACACTTAAAATCAATGAACGTTGTTCGCACTGTGGTACCAAATACCGTATTGAACCTTCATTTTTTTATGGCGCCATGTATGTAAGTTATGCTGTAGGTGTAGCCTTTGCTGTTGCCGCTTTTATAATTAGTTATGTCTTCTTTGAAACTAGTTTAAAAGTCACCTTTATTTCTATTGTTGGAACATTAGTTGTATTTATGCCCGTAATAATGCGACTTTCTAGAAATATCTGGATCAACTTTTTTATGCACTACGACAAGGACATAATTAAGAAATAATTTACTATATTGTGGGTATATCTTACAATAAAGTAAACTATTTCTAAATGAAAAACTTCTTATGTATCGTGTTTTTTGCTTTTGCCTTAAACACATTCGGTCAAGATTTCGCTACACTTCAAAATTATGAATTCAAATCGGTTGAAAGTTACAAGACCCAAGAGAGTGAAGTCTTAAAATGCGCCAATTATTTATTCGGTAATCCAGCCGATAGTTCTGAATTGAATCGCTTAATTAGTGCCCAATTTATTATGAAATGGATGGAAGGAACACCAGACTATACTTTTAGCATTGACCAAAAAGCTATGGAACTTACTAAAGGAAGTACTGACCTGTTAGGATTATATTTAGCCGCTATGAGTAAAACAGTCCTTGAAAAACCAGATACAAAACTGAGTAACGATGAAATATATAATGCTTCTGAAAATCTTCTTGTCACTTATTGTAGTAACAAAGCAAACAAT
This genomic interval carries:
- a CDS encoding DUF983 domain-containing protein, which codes for MFKKGTKLYSILTGSCPKCHQESMYTNKNAYAISETLKINERCSHCGTKYRIEPSFFYGAMYVSYAVGVAFAVAAFIISYVFFETSLKVTFISIVGTLVVFMPVIMRLSRNIWINFFMHYDKDIIKK
- a CDS encoding Two component regulator three Y domain protein, whose protein sequence is MKTLKLIAVCLFTTAYSFASISSSEKEALIAFYNSTNGDQWNASWDLGADVSTWYGVTIENNSIVELNLPFNNLQGELPQEIGTLTNLKKLNLGFNKISGVIPASLSNLKELTSLELFMNALEGNIPSELSELKKLQSLKLYSNKLSGDIPTELMELTNLKELLLGSNFLTGTIPTNINALSKLQKLSLMDNKLEGEIPTEIAQLGNLEELLLSSNNLTGDLPIEIVNLTKLNTVMVSDNNLKQEYISVSGKNPPGIMSINTNATAVLDIEKE
- a CDS encoding CPXCG motif-containing cysteine-rich protein, with product MNEHYFTCPYCWESISMLIDTSVLEQRYIEDCEVCCNPIQITVTFCEGEIQDFQAVSIEQ
- a CDS encoding ABC-F family ATP-binding cassette domain-containing protein; amino-acid sequence: MLNIHNLSISFQGEYLFEDITFKLGNGDRVGLIGKNGAGKSTMLKILSKELEPDSGQIATDKALKIGFLKQDIDFHFGRTVLEESYEAFTEIKVMEAQMESINTQLSERTDYESEGYNQLMIDINELQHQYEILGGYNYQGDTEKILQGLGFQREDFNKLTDTFSGGWRMRIELAKLLLQSNDVLLLDEPTNHLDIESIIWLENFLKNYAGAVVIVSHDKMFLDNVTNRTIEISLGRIYDYPKPYSKYLVLREEIRTQQLASQKNQQKQIEHTEKLIEKFRAKASKASMAQSLIKKLDKIERIEVDEDDNSVMTLNFPVSITPGKVVVEAESVSKNYGDKEVLRKIDLHIERDSKTAFVGQNGQGKSTLAKIIVGDIKYQGGLKLGHNVQLGYFAQNQAEYLDGNKTVLDTMIDAANETNRSKVRDILGSFLFRGDEVEKYVRVLSGGERNRLALAKLMLQPFNVLIMDEPTNHLDIKSKNVLKEALKRYEGTLILVSHDRDFLQGLTNKVYEFKDHNIKEYLGDIDYYLEQRKVESLREVEKRTVVKDEPKKKEKRTYEEQKKLKSLNNKLSNVEAQINTLENEIKAIDLELEINYEEVTSQSNFFDNYHKKKSDLDALMEKWEAVHEEIEQFNE
- a CDS encoding site-specific integrase, yielding MLSLKQILTFAYVSEYESAYDLSQKKNYSIPKIHMANGDLNKRWYVYFSFRHPETGKMKRVTPFYGCAHKYKTKGERMEVLSVYRRVLHDLLKQGFNPFEDNAALFNKLYAKQESRPQEIPQVSPEQVPGKAQEQVPGLVPENVPGVQAKVQEEVHEVQETTKPENLGMPLREAFDFALKLKSNVVSPRTIIDYKHKVKNFLEWQGKECPEIKFIKQLDKVVFVSFLNHISIKNSARYRNNYRTELSSLVGVLADNDIVQSNFLQKIPKLKSKPKMHKRYTMQEQEAIFDHLEKSDPVLLLFIKFVSYNFLRPIEVCRIQIKDIDQNNKTFQYIAKGGASRVKIIPKILWDELPDLSKFNADDYLFTPDKIGGKWDADENHKRQVFSERFREDVKKPFGLGREYGLYSFRHTFATKLYRVLLKDAPPFEAKSKLMTITGHRTMAALDKYLRDMDAYLPEDYSELFKKEDE